In the bacterium genome, CGACGGGGATGATCGGATCCGAGTCTCCCCAGATGATGAGTGTCGGCACTTCGTCGGCCATGTGCAGGCGGTTCGACGCGCTCACGGCCTGACCGCTCGGGTCGACGACTGCACGCAGCGTGCGCATGAACGCGCTGCGTGCATCATCGTCACCGAGGGATGCATAGCTTCGCCACAATTCCTCGACGACCGGCGCGGGGCGCAGGCCCACCCGCGCGGCACCGCTGCCGAGGGACTCGATGGCCCCACGAACCGGTGCCGCGCAGGCCAGGCGCAGCACGTTCTCAGCCCCAGGCAAGCTCAGGAAACGAAGGATCGGGTTCACCTCCTGGCCGAGGCCGCCGCTGCCCACGAGCACCAGGCGTTCAGTGCGCTCCGGGTATTGGTAGGAGAACTGGAGTGCGACGCCGCCACCCAACGACTGGCCGACCACCGTGGCCTGCTCGTGGCCGAGGGCCACCATCAGGTCGCGCAGCGTGCAGGCGAAGGCGCCAAGCGAGTAGTCGCCCTGGGGCTTCTCGGAGCGGCCGTGCCCGAACAGGTCGGGCGCGATGACGGTGAAGCGCTCGGCGAGCGCGGGCATGACCTGGCGCCAGGTGGTGGCGCTTCCGGCCATCCCATGGATCAGCAGCAGGACCGGCCCTGAGCCTGCGGTCCGGTACGTAAGACGTTGATCGTGGATCGAGATTTCACGGAGGTCCATCCGGTGAAGGTCGTCCCATGCGAGAGGGACGCAAACGCCGCGCCAGCCATAGGTTCCGAGGGGTCCCAGGGATGTCCCATGAATCATCGCCGGATCCGCTCGATCTACACCAAGGAATTCCCTGGATGGAAACCGACACCAAGAAGCAGCGTCAGCACTTCGATCGCGGCTCCGGGAGTGGCCGGTGGTCGATGATGAGGGCGAGATTCGCCTCCTGGCTCGGCGGGCCCTGGAGAGTGTCGGTTGCCGCGTTTACGAAGCGTCGAATGAGAACGAGGCCTTCGATGTCGCCTTCCGGACACCCGAGCTGGCCGCGGTGTCCCTGGACACGAGCATGCCGAGTATGAGCGGCGGCGAGACCCTCGAGCAGCTCCGGAACGCCGGGTGTCGACGCCACAAGGTGGGGCGCTTTGGCTTTGGTGTTTCAGGTGGCAACTCCCGCGGGGAGTCAGCCGCTATCACGCAGGGCCTACGCGACCTGTGGGAAACCTCGGATCACGGATAAACTGCTAGCCTAGACGAGCTTCGCGGAGTATCATCTGGTGGTCACGAGGGTGTGTGGGTTACCAGTTGCCTCGCTATCAGGAGTTCTCGAGTGAGTGAAGCTGAGTTGAATCTCCAGGATTACAAGGAAATCGAGGAGCTCGCCGAGCGAACTCGAGTCATCGACCGTCGCACGGCCCTGAAGATGGGCGCTGCCGCCATCGTGGCCGCGCCCGTGCTGGCGTCCACGATCGTGCCGCGCCGGGCTCTGGGCCAGGTCTGCTCGGCGCCGCGTAAGAAGAGGAAGAGGGCGACCAGGAAGAAGGCGACCAGGAAGAGGGCGACCAGGAAGAGGGCGACCAGGAAGAGGGCGACCAGGAAGAAGGTATAACCGTACCCTAGCGGGCGCTGGATCTTCGATGTCGGTGGACACGGTCGATACGAACAAGGTCTACCGGTTGGCCGGCCGCCTGATGTTGAAGCCCGACGGGGACGTGACGCTCGCGTTCGATCCCCAGACGTTGGCCGTTCATCAGCTCAACGCCACCCTGGCCGCGGTTGCGGAGCGTCTCGATGGCGAGCGATCCACGGAGAGCGTCGTGTTGGACTGCTCGGAGGCTTGGGGCCTCGACGTTGGTGCAGCGTCGAGGGAGGTCTACCGGTCGCTGCAAATCCTTCTGGCCGAGAGTTTGATCGAAGTCTGCGAGTGAGCCGGTGCGCGCTCTGAAGCTGAGTTTCTGCGGGGCGCGGGTCGAACTGAAGACCGATTGTGCTCCCCTGTTCACGGCACTGGCGCATCTCTACCGGCCATTCCTGGAAGCCGAAATCCCGGCTCAGGCAACGGAGATTTCAGCGGCGCCTCAGGCATGCCGCGCCTGGCTCGAGGGCGAGCTCCATAGCTTTGGATCGGTTGGAGACGCGGTATACGAGCTGGACCAGCTCATCGAGCCGCGCCTCCTCGCGCATACCTCTTCCCAGCTCCGAGTGCATGCCGCCGCAGTCGAGAGCGCGACCCATACGATTCTGCTGGTCGGGCCATCCGGCTCGGGCAAGACGACGTTGGCGATGGAACTCGTCCGGAGAGGCATGCGGTACCTCAGCGACGAGTTCGCCATCGTGGATCCACGAGCCCGAACTCTCCAACCCTTCCCCAGGGCGGCGACCCGCAAAGCGGAGGGGCCAACCCCGCCCGGCCCGAGAATTGGCTTCTTGGATGGCTGGGGCTTCCGCGACTACGTGCTCCCCGACCTTCGAGCCGATCTAGCAACGCGACCGCTTGGGTCGCGTTGGATTCTGTTTCCCACCCATCGCAAGGAATGCGTTCCGACGGCCGAGATCCTCGAGCCTGGCGAGTGTTGTGCGCGCTTCCTGCCCTCCATCTTCGATTTCGAGGGAGCCGAGCAGAAGCGCTGGCCCGCCCTCGCAAACCTCGTGGCGGGCTCCCGCGCTTGTTCCCTTGACTTCCAGGACGCCGCAGCGGATCTCGACCTGGCTCTCGAATTGTTGGGAAACGACGAAGCTTGGACGACTACTACGCAAAGATCCTGACCGACGACGCCCGCTTGCGCGTATTCGAGCGCGCGATCGCGAAGGCGGTACGCCCCGACGACGTGGTTCTCGACCTGGGCTGCGGGATCGGTACGTACGCCTTCTATGCCGCCCGTGCGGGGGCGTGCCGGGTTCACGCCGTCGACCTCCATCCAATCGCAATGCTCGGGCGGAGTCTGGCCCGTGACAATGGGCTCCAGGTGGAGTTCACCCATGGCGACGCGCTAGGCCTGGAGCTTCCCGAGCCGGTGACCCTCGTGATTTGCGAGGAGTTCCTGGCCACCCTGTTGGAGGGGCCGGCACGAGAGCTGCTCGATGACGCACGAGCTCGGCTCCTGGCCGAGGGGGCCCGCATCATCCCCGCACGAGGTCGCCTCTGGGCCGCGCCGCTTTCCAGCGCAGACGCCCGCGGCAAGATCCT is a window encoding:
- a CDS encoding alpha/beta fold hydrolase; this encodes MDLREISIHDQRLTYRTAGSGPVLLLIHGMAGSATTWRQVMPALAERFTVIAPDLFGHGRSEKPQGDYSLGAFACTLRDLMVALGHEQATVVGQSLGGGVALQFSYQYPERTERLVLVGSGGLGQEVNPILRFLSLPGAENVLRLACAAPVRGAIESLGSGAARVGLRPAPVVEELWRSYASLGDDDARSAFMRTLRAVVDPSGQAVSASNRLHMADEVPTLIIWGDSDPIIPVDHAYAAHKSMPGSRLEIFPGVGHYPHCEAPQRFVELLYEFIEGTVPARIAMGAHHVLREAQI
- a CDS encoding PqqD family protein yields the protein MSVDTVDTNKVYRLAGRLMLKPDGDVTLAFDPQTLAVHQLNATLAAVAERLDGERSTESVVLDCSEAWGLDVGAASREVYRSLQILLAESLIEVCE
- a CDS encoding response regulator, whose translation is MVDDEGEIRLLARRALESVGCRVYEASNENEAFDVAFRTPELAAVSLDTSMPSMSGGETLEQLRNAGCRRHKVGRFGFGVSGGNSRGESAAITQGLRDLWETSDHG